Proteins from a single region of Bogoriella caseilytica:
- a CDS encoding endonuclease/exonuclease/phosphatase family protein has protein sequence MRILGWVLAALVAVASVLTLNPEWIGVVISPWADLTVTYPVSQVIALRSLLVAVFLVLALVFFIAGLVRKIGYGGGTRTLVLTLVMLLVAVGHGSYTWSRGVTNPAEFAPDRDDDRITVFTMNTDGGDTGAESIAEIAGRAGADVLVLNETPAEVAEEAAVLMDQAEQSYQVFTPVIPEGEGADSNGDEGQNEEDEASDLQPGQDIAVLISSSLGEYVVVTPPGTHRVSLRVEPADGVGPAILGVHVTAPVAELHEEWLEDLATVMELCEPRGPRGLIIAGDFNATLDHRPLQDLQRCDDAAVEAGVGGIATWPANLPALIGAPIDRVLYDSQAYETVAGQVVESGRSDHRAVLVRLQPIG, from the coding sequence GTGCGCATCCTTGGCTGGGTCCTCGCGGCCCTCGTAGCGGTCGCGTCCGTGCTGACCCTCAATCCGGAGTGGATCGGCGTGGTCATCTCACCCTGGGCCGACCTGACCGTGACCTACCCCGTCAGCCAGGTGATTGCGCTGCGCTCGCTGCTCGTAGCGGTCTTCCTAGTCCTCGCGCTGGTCTTCTTCATCGCGGGGCTGGTGCGCAAGATCGGGTACGGCGGCGGTACCCGCACCCTGGTCCTCACCCTGGTGATGCTCCTGGTGGCCGTAGGGCACGGGAGCTACACCTGGAGCCGCGGCGTCACCAACCCGGCGGAGTTCGCCCCCGACCGCGACGACGACCGGATCACCGTCTTCACGATGAACACCGACGGCGGTGACACCGGTGCCGAGAGCATCGCTGAGATCGCTGGCCGCGCCGGGGCGGACGTGCTGGTGCTGAACGAGACCCCAGCCGAGGTGGCCGAGGAAGCCGCTGTGCTGATGGACCAGGCCGAGCAGAGCTACCAGGTGTTCACGCCGGTGATCCCCGAGGGTGAGGGCGCCGACAGCAACGGCGATGAGGGCCAGAACGAGGAGGACGAGGCCTCGGATCTCCAGCCTGGCCAGGACATCGCCGTGCTGATTTCCAGCTCGCTCGGCGAGTACGTGGTGGTCACGCCGCCAGGCACCCATCGTGTCTCCCTGCGCGTGGAGCCTGCCGACGGCGTCGGGCCGGCGATTCTCGGTGTGCACGTGACCGCGCCCGTCGCCGAGCTGCACGAGGAATGGCTCGAGGACCTCGCGACGGTGATGGAACTGTGTGAGCCGCGCGGCCCCCGGGGGCTGATCATCGCCGGGGATTTCAACGCCACACTCGATCACCGGCCGCTGCAGGACCTGCAACGATGTGACGACGCCGCTGTGGAAGCGGGAGTCGGAGGGATCGCCACCTGGCCGGCCAACCTCCCCGCGCTGATCGGCGCCCCGATCGACCGGGTGCTCTATGACTCCCAGGCCTATGAGACCGTGGCCGGCCAGGTCGTGGAGTCCGGCCGTTCAGATCATCGCGCTGTGCTTGTGCGGCTCCAGCCCATCGGCTGA
- a CDS encoding ABC transporter permease, translating into MDEATDEVRDAASGGPRRRRENPTQWARRHRQEWQTALKKDWRLYSLLLIPLIWFLIFRYVPMLGNVIAVRRYRPGGSIFGDEFVGFRYFSMIMGDASFWNAFWNTIILGGLGLIIIFPLPIILALLLNELRSRIFKRTVQTISYLPHFMSIVVVAAMVLQLVSVRGTVNQIITALGGDAIAFMQHAEWFRAIYISSEIWQTVGWGTILYLAALTTIDPQLYEASRVDGASRLRQTWHVTLPGIRPTMIVLLILNIGNFMAVGFEKVLLLQNTAIYSTADVIATYLYRVGLQGGNFSYAAAIGFFEAIIGAVLIVGANFFAKRVVGESLW; encoded by the coding sequence TTGGACGAGGCCACGGATGAGGTCCGCGACGCTGCGTCCGGCGGGCCACGTCGGCGACGGGAGAATCCCACGCAGTGGGCCCGCCGGCACCGCCAGGAGTGGCAAACCGCGCTGAAGAAGGACTGGCGGCTCTACTCGCTGCTGTTGATCCCGCTGATCTGGTTCCTGATCTTCCGGTACGTACCGATGCTCGGGAACGTCATCGCCGTCCGGCGTTACCGGCCGGGTGGCTCGATCTTCGGCGACGAGTTCGTCGGCTTCCGCTACTTCAGCATGATCATGGGCGACGCCAGCTTCTGGAACGCCTTCTGGAACACGATCATCCTCGGTGGCCTGGGCTTGATCATCATCTTCCCGCTCCCGATCATCCTGGCGCTCCTTCTGAACGAGCTGCGCTCGCGGATCTTCAAGCGCACCGTGCAGACGATCTCCTATCTGCCACACTTCATGTCCATCGTGGTCGTCGCAGCCATGGTGCTGCAGCTGGTCTCGGTGCGCGGCACCGTCAACCAGATCATCACGGCTCTCGGCGGCGATGCGATCGCCTTCATGCAGCACGCGGAGTGGTTCCGTGCCATCTACATCTCCTCGGAGATCTGGCAGACGGTCGGGTGGGGCACCATCCTCTACCTGGCGGCCCTGACCACGATCGATCCGCAACTCTATGAGGCCTCGCGGGTGGACGGCGCCAGCCGGCTGCGTCAGACCTGGCACGTCACTCTGCCCGGCATCCGGCCGACGATGATCGTGCTGCTGATCCTGAACATCGGTAACTTCATGGCGGTTGGTTTCGAGAAGGTGCTGTTGTTGCAGAACACGGCCATCTATTCCACCGCAGATGTCATCGCCACCTATCTCTACCGGGTGGGCCTGCAGGGTGGGAACTTTTCCTACGCCGCGGCCATCGGGTTCTTCGAGGCCATCATCGGTGCGGTGCTCATCGTCGGGGCGAACTTCTTCGCCAAGCGTGTTGTAGGGGAGAGTCTCTGGTGA
- a CDS encoding VIT1/CCC1 transporter family protein, with protein sequence MPPSSTAPPNAEQIRRWRRYLADEIAEGAVYRHLAGRRDGEEREILLELAEAERRHEDHWRALLGEHAANPGKGDLRTRFLGWLARTFGGVFVLALAQRAEARSGYDRDDDATAAMAADERIHAEVVRALAARGRAQISGTFRAAVFGANDGLVSNLALVMGVGAAGVGSSAVLVAGVAGLLSGAMSMAAGEYVSVRSQRELLTASTPDAQTEDHVPALDVDANELALVYRARGLSQDEAEEHATEVIARVAAGTPAPAADRVDTFEEVGTGRRAALSSFAFFASGALIPIVPWLMGMTGAGAVLLAASLVGVALLGTGAVVGLLSGASPLKRALRQLAIGYGAAAITYALGTALGVAV encoded by the coding sequence ATGCCCCCCTCATCCACTGCGCCGCCCAACGCAGAGCAGATCCGCCGCTGGCGCCGCTACCTGGCCGACGAGATCGCCGAAGGTGCGGTCTACCGCCACCTCGCCGGGCGCCGGGATGGCGAGGAGCGGGAGATCCTGCTCGAACTCGCTGAGGCCGAACGCCGGCACGAGGACCACTGGCGCGCGCTCCTGGGTGAGCACGCAGCGAACCCGGGCAAGGGCGATCTCCGCACCCGTTTCCTCGGGTGGCTCGCTCGCACCTTTGGTGGCGTCTTCGTCCTGGCACTGGCCCAGCGCGCGGAGGCCCGCTCCGGCTATGACCGCGACGACGACGCCACGGCGGCCATGGCGGCCGATGAGCGGATCCACGCCGAGGTGGTCCGGGCGCTCGCCGCACGGGGGCGAGCACAGATCTCCGGCACCTTCCGTGCCGCCGTCTTCGGCGCCAACGACGGGCTGGTCTCCAACCTGGCCCTGGTGATGGGCGTGGGCGCGGCCGGTGTCGGGTCGTCCGCGGTGCTCGTGGCGGGAGTGGCGGGACTGCTCTCCGGAGCCATGTCCATGGCAGCGGGCGAGTACGTCTCGGTACGTTCGCAGCGCGAACTGCTCACCGCCTCGACCCCTGATGCGCAGACCGAGGATCACGTACCCGCCCTCGATGTCGACGCGAACGAACTCGCTCTGGTGTACCGGGCACGCGGGTTGAGCCAGGACGAGGCCGAAGAGCACGCGACCGAGGTGATCGCTCGTGTCGCGGCAGGCACTCCCGCACCGGCTGCCGATCGGGTGGACACCTTCGAAGAGGTCGGCACCGGACGGCGCGCGGCGCTGTCGTCCTTCGCCTTCTTCGCTTCCGGCGCGCTCATCCCGATCGTGCCCTGGCTGATGGGGATGACTGGTGCTGGCGCCGTCCTGCTGGCCGCCTCGCTGGTCGGTGTGGCCCTTTTGGGCACGGGAGCCGTGGTGGGGTTGCTCTCGGGGGCCTCACCGCTCAAGCGCGCGCTGCGGCAGCTGGCGATCGGCTACGGGGCCGCGGCCATCACCTATGCACTGGGTACGGCGCTGGGCGTGGCGGTCTGA
- the map gene encoding type I methionyl aminopeptidase, with protein sequence MIELKTPAEVEAMKPAGAFVATVLDALEAHATVGVNLLELDKLAHRMIREAGATSCYIDYHPSFGGSPFGHVLCTSVNDAVLHGLPHDYRLRDGDLLTVDFAIELGGWVADSARSFVVGTPQDEADLQLIRATREALDAAIAVATPGHKLGDISAAIGQVAASYGYGVNTQFGGHGVGRTMHGDPHVPNTGRAGRGLPLRPGLVIAIEPWFMAGTDEIYTDPDGWTLRSVDGSRGAHSEHTIAITDGAPLVLTAPVASPAAG encoded by the coding sequence GTGATCGAGTTGAAGACCCCGGCCGAGGTTGAGGCCATGAAGCCGGCCGGAGCCTTTGTCGCCACGGTCCTGGATGCCCTGGAAGCACACGCCACCGTGGGGGTGAACCTCCTCGAGCTCGACAAGCTCGCGCACCGCATGATCCGCGAGGCCGGAGCAACCTCGTGTTACATCGACTACCACCCCTCCTTCGGTGGTTCCCCCTTCGGCCACGTGCTGTGCACCTCGGTCAATGACGCGGTGCTGCACGGCCTGCCGCACGATTACCGATTGCGTGACGGCGATCTGCTCACCGTGGACTTCGCCATCGAGCTGGGTGGCTGGGTGGCGGACTCCGCGCGCAGCTTTGTCGTCGGCACTCCCCAGGACGAGGCCGACCTGCAGCTCATCCGTGCCACGCGCGAAGCCCTCGACGCCGCGATCGCCGTGGCCACGCCCGGTCACAAGCTGGGCGACATCTCCGCTGCGATCGGCCAGGTCGCTGCGAGCTACGGCTACGGCGTCAACACCCAGTTCGGCGGCCACGGCGTGGGACGCACCATGCATGGCGACCCGCACGTGCCCAACACCGGCCGGGCCGGGCGCGGGTTGCCGTTGCGCCCCGGCTTGGTGATTGCCATTGAACCCTGGTTCATGGCCGGCACCGACGAGATCTACACCGATCCGGACGGCTGGACCCTGCGCTCGGTGGATGGATCCCGTGGCGCCCACTCCGAGCACACCATCGCCATCACCGACGGCGCACCGCTGGTGCTCACCGCTCCCGTCGCCTCGCCCGCAGCAGGCTGA
- a CDS encoding ThuA domain-containing protein: MREVLVFTRTTGYRHESIEAGVAAVQILAESDGFTVTHTEDPAIFEPERLADVAVVVWLSTSGDVLEDGQREAFARWLAAGGAWAGIHAASTAEPSWPEFAKIVGARFTDHPPVQTGRVHVEDPHHWSTNLLPEVWEHTDEWYNFDRNPRGEVQVLLTADEGSYEGGGMGTDHPIAWTSRYGAGQCWYTALGHGPDLYANPRFLSHLAGGLRSLWS; encoded by the coding sequence ATGCGTGAAGTGCTCGTCTTTACCCGCACGACCGGATACCGTCACGAATCGATCGAGGCCGGGGTAGCCGCGGTGCAGATACTCGCCGAGAGTGACGGTTTCACGGTGACCCACACCGAGGATCCCGCCATCTTCGAGCCCGAACGGTTGGCAGACGTGGCCGTGGTGGTGTGGCTGTCGACCTCCGGAGATGTGCTCGAGGACGGGCAACGAGAGGCCTTCGCCCGCTGGCTCGCAGCCGGTGGTGCGTGGGCGGGAATCCATGCCGCTTCCACGGCAGAGCCCAGCTGGCCTGAGTTCGCGAAGATCGTCGGGGCCCGCTTCACCGACCACCCGCCTGTGCAGACCGGGCGCGTGCACGTGGAGGATCCGCACCACTGGTCGACCAACCTGCTGCCCGAGGTGTGGGAGCACACCGACGAGTGGTACAACTTCGACCGCAACCCCCGCGGCGAGGTCCAGGTCCTCCTCACCGCAGACGAAGGCTCCTACGAGGGAGGGGGCATGGGCACGGATCATCCGATCGCGTGGACCTCCCGGTACGGGGCCGGCCAGTGCTGGTACACCGCACTGGGGCACGGCCCTGATTTGTACGCCAACCCGCGTTTCCTCTCCCACCTCGCCGGCGGACTGCGGAGCCTGTGGTCCTGA
- a CDS encoding LacI family DNA-binding transcriptional regulator has translation MTTIARIAKEAGVSVPTVSKVLNGRPDVSVPTRQRVEELLAKHQYRKRNGRASSSQLIDLVFHELASAWAIEIIHGVERAARENNMSVVLSELAGAHRPRQAWIDQVVARQPAGVILVLSDLDATQRHQLETRSIPYVVVDTAGELPAGVPAVGSANWNGGLMATRHLLELGHRRIGAITGPEDVMCSRQRLDGYRAALDEKGLSFEPSLMLAGEFTTESGYERGMELLSLPDRPTAIVAGNDLEAMGLLRAARDKGLRVPEDLSIVGYDDLQVASWTTPRLTTVRQPLLDMAHTATTMVLQLAAGRTLAMPRIDLATELIVRESTAPPPA, from the coding sequence GTGACTACGATTGCCAGGATCGCCAAGGAAGCCGGGGTGTCCGTTCCCACGGTCTCCAAGGTACTTAATGGCCGACCGGATGTATCCGTCCCCACCCGCCAGCGCGTGGAGGAACTGCTCGCCAAGCACCAGTACCGCAAGCGCAACGGCCGGGCGAGTTCCTCACAACTGATCGACCTGGTATTCCACGAGTTGGCATCCGCGTGGGCGATCGAGATCATCCACGGCGTGGAGCGCGCAGCACGCGAGAACAACATGTCCGTGGTGCTCTCAGAACTCGCCGGTGCGCACCGGCCCCGCCAGGCGTGGATCGACCAGGTGGTCGCCCGTCAGCCTGCCGGAGTGATCCTGGTGCTCTCGGATCTTGACGCCACTCAGCGGCACCAGCTCGAGACGCGGTCGATCCCCTACGTGGTGGTCGATACGGCCGGCGAGCTCCCTGCAGGGGTTCCGGCCGTCGGTTCCGCGAACTGGAACGGCGGCCTGATGGCCACGCGGCACCTGCTGGAGCTCGGGCACCGGCGCATCGGCGCGATCACCGGGCCGGAAGACGTGATGTGCTCGCGACAGCGCTTGGACGGCTATCGCGCCGCCCTGGATGAGAAGGGCCTCAGCTTCGAGCCGTCGCTGATGCTCGCGGGCGAGTTCACCACCGAGTCCGGATACGAGCGCGGCATGGAGTTGCTGAGCCTGCCTGACCGCCCCACCGCCATTGTGGCCGGCAACGACTTGGAGGCGATGGGCCTGCTGCGGGCCGCGCGCGACAAGGGCCTGCGAGTTCCCGAGGATCTCTCGATCGTCGGCTACGACGATCTCCAGGTCGCTTCCTGGACCACGCCGCGCCTGACCACGGTGCGTCAACCCCTGCTGGACATGGCCCACACGGCCACCACCATGGTGCTGCAGCTGGCCGCGGGCCGGACGCTGGCGATGCCACGCATCGACCTCGCCACCGAGCTGATCGTCCGCGAGTCCACCGCGCCGCCGCCTGCGTAG
- a CDS encoding alpha/beta fold hydrolase, whose amino-acid sequence MSKRSDIVLVPGMWLGAWAWDGVIPFLDQIGHRSHPMTLPGLEEDQPRRRVSLEEQIAAVREQVATLEGPVVLVGHGHGSTVINGVADLEPHRISRLVYIDEPPMATGQRLRMEPDPGREWLELPSWDTLTEWGMSSKGISAHTLEVIRDQAVPQPAGVLEARVMLTNPERKQIPVTMVCCTLPAGAVAEALEVQKSYAAELQGATPTLVDLPTCHWPMFSRPEDLAWAIDLAARA is encoded by the coding sequence ATGAGTAAGCGATCCGACATTGTCCTCGTCCCGGGTATGTGGCTCGGCGCCTGGGCATGGGATGGCGTCATCCCGTTCTTGGACCAGATCGGCCACCGGTCGCATCCCATGACGTTGCCCGGGCTGGAGGAAGACCAGCCCCGACGACGAGTGAGCCTGGAGGAGCAGATCGCTGCGGTCCGCGAGCAGGTCGCCACGCTCGAAGGACCGGTGGTGCTGGTGGGTCACGGCCATGGCTCCACGGTGATCAACGGGGTCGCCGATCTTGAGCCGCACCGGATCTCGAGGCTCGTCTACATCGATGAGCCGCCGATGGCCACGGGTCAGCGTCTCCGCATGGAGCCGGACCCGGGCCGGGAATGGCTGGAGTTGCCCTCGTGGGACACGCTGACGGAATGGGGCATGAGTTCCAAGGGCATCAGTGCGCACACACTGGAGGTCATCCGCGACCAGGCGGTTCCACAGCCCGCCGGCGTGCTGGAGGCGCGCGTCATGCTCACCAACCCGGAGAGGAAGCAGATCCCGGTCACGATGGTGTGCTGCACCTTGCCCGCCGGCGCTGTGGCGGAAGCCCTGGAGGTGCAGAAGTCCTACGCGGCCGAGTTGCAGGGCGCCACGCCGACCCTGGTGGACCTTCCCACCTGCCACTGGCCGATGTTCTCCCGCCCGGAGGATCTCGCCTGGGCCATCGATCTCGCCGCTCGAGCCTGA
- a CDS encoding YtxH domain-containing protein: MAKIPFLAGLAIGYVLGSRAGRERYESIKNASSKVWQSGPVQKGVHSVEEKASDLGREYGSMVTDKVAATVKSKVFGQDNSGAPRPTPPQPQP; encoded by the coding sequence ATGGCCAAGATCCCGTTCCTTGCCGGCCTCGCCATCGGATACGTCCTGGGTTCCCGGGCGGGCCGTGAACGCTACGAGTCGATCAAGAACGCCAGCAGCAAGGTGTGGCAGTCAGGACCGGTGCAGAAGGGCGTGCACTCGGTGGAGGAGAAGGCCAGCGACCTGGGCCGGGAGTACGGCTCGATGGTGACTGACAAGGTGGCCGCGACCGTGAAGTCGAAGGTCTTCGGTCAGGACAACTCGGGCGCTCCCCGCCCGACGCCACCGCAACCGCAACCCTGA
- a CDS encoding GNAT family N-acetyltransferase, which yields MNADFRILEVRLPESADGPPPPVVRAAEEMDVEHQMALLGHRDLATPAESAFPQWIDQRTYRKIYFAAVPTSVDGEPGRAAEVLGIGAMLLPLTDNVNNVITWVMVRAAHRHLGLGSALVTAIKERARQEQRSVLQGWVEGREPQAGEEALVPPTQSGALAVDASARFAQRHGFQLEQVERHSTLHLPVPVEAPGRSPDEQLEAWCEEARGKAGADYRLLQWQDTTPEQYLEAMAALYQRMSVDVPSGGLAIEEENWDAERVRLIDERLEKARRGYVQTVVEHVPTGQLVAFTLIVAPHGQPYAFQEETLVHGDHRGKRLGLWVKAANLQYLGRVLPGVERIHTWNADENGYMLSINVRMGFRVASLEGAWQAKLETPLST from the coding sequence ATGAACGCAGACTTCCGGATCCTTGAGGTCCGCTTGCCCGAGAGCGCTGATGGTCCCCCGCCGCCTGTCGTGCGCGCCGCCGAGGAGATGGACGTCGAGCACCAGATGGCTCTGCTGGGCCACCGCGATCTGGCCACTCCGGCCGAGAGCGCTTTCCCACAGTGGATCGATCAGCGCACTTACCGCAAGATCTACTTCGCCGCGGTGCCTACCTCCGTTGACGGCGAGCCAGGGCGCGCCGCGGAGGTGCTCGGTATCGGGGCGATGCTGCTTCCCCTGACGGACAACGTGAACAACGTGATCACCTGGGTGATGGTCCGTGCAGCGCATCGCCACCTGGGCCTCGGCTCCGCGCTCGTGACCGCGATCAAGGAACGGGCCCGCCAGGAGCAGCGATCGGTGCTGCAGGGCTGGGTGGAAGGCCGCGAGCCACAGGCCGGCGAAGAGGCTCTGGTCCCGCCGACGCAGTCCGGCGCGCTTGCGGTGGATGCCAGCGCACGTTTCGCGCAGCGCCACGGCTTTCAGCTCGAGCAGGTGGAGCGGCACTCCACTCTGCATCTGCCCGTCCCGGTCGAGGCGCCTGGCCGCAGCCCGGATGAGCAGCTGGAGGCATGGTGCGAGGAAGCCCGAGGCAAGGCCGGTGCGGACTATCGCCTGCTGCAGTGGCAGGACACCACCCCCGAGCAGTACCTCGAGGCCATGGCAGCGCTCTACCAGCGCATGAGCGTCGACGTGCCCAGCGGTGGCCTGGCCATCGAGGAGGAGAACTGGGACGCCGAGCGGGTCCGGCTGATCGATGAGCGTCTCGAGAAAGCTCGCCGGGGCTACGTCCAGACCGTGGTCGAGCATGTGCCCACCGGCCAGCTCGTGGCCTTTACCCTCATCGTGGCGCCGCACGGCCAGCCCTATGCCTTCCAGGAGGAGACCCTCGTTCACGGCGATCACCGGGGTAAGCGTCTCGGCCTGTGGGTCAAGGCGGCGAATCTGCAGTACCTCGGTCGCGTTCTTCCTGGGGTCGAGCGGATTCACACCTGGAACGCTGACGAGAACGGCTACATGCTCTCCATCAACGTGCGTATGGGATTCCGCGTGGCGAGCTTGGAAGGTGCGTGGCAGGCCAAGCTGGAGACGCCACTGTCGACTTGA
- a CDS encoding beta-glucosidase family protein encodes MNQESQVGERPRAATGSDQAPPSRPWQDAGLSTDERVEYLVARMTPQEKVSQLVGLWVGADATDGDVAPHQSDMLGEIDWDEVIADGLGQLTRPFGTVPVDPTKRAAGLARSQREVMAANRFGIPALVHEECLAGFAAWQATAYPVPLSWGASFDPELVARMAQQIGASMRSAGVHQGLAPVLDVVRDYRWGRVEETIGEDPYLIGTLATAYVRGLQSQGIIATLKHFAGYSLSRAARNLAPVSIGPRELADLVLAPFEMAVREGEAGSVMASYTEIDGVPSHADPALLTDLLRERWGFTGTVVADYFGVNFLRTLHGVAADEAEAARLALEACVDVELPTVHCYGQPLLDAIAAGQVDISLVDAPLRRVLRQKIELGLLEADYDPEPPALREAGAASIVFDDEESRGVALELARESVVLLANDGVLPLGRAARVAVVGPRADDAMAMLGCYSFPAHVGVHHPEVEMGIEIPTVAEEIRRAFPDGEVSYAPGCSVDTADTSGFAEAVAAAREAEVAVVAVGDRAGLFGRGTSGEGCDATDLRLPGVQHEFVEAILDTGTPVVLLLITGRPYAVGPLLERSAASLQAFFPGQLGSRAIAEILSGDTNPSGRLPVSLPREPGAQPGTYLTQPLGAKSGVSNIDPTALLPFGHGRSYTEFRWENARVSAPELAVDGEVDVVVTVTNHGDREGTEIVQLYLHDPVAQVTRPTMRLIGYARAPLPAGASAQVRFSVPADVTSFVGRSHDRIVEPGAIELRLARSSADVVAALPVTITGNEREVDHSRRLTVPVQVEPT; translated from the coding sequence ATGAATCAAGAGTCCCAGGTCGGCGAGCGCCCCCGGGCGGCCACCGGGAGTGACCAGGCCCCGCCGTCGCGGCCGTGGCAGGACGCCGGGCTCAGCACCGACGAGCGCGTGGAGTATCTCGTCGCCCGGATGACGCCGCAGGAGAAGGTCTCCCAACTGGTCGGGCTCTGGGTCGGCGCAGACGCCACCGACGGTGACGTCGCCCCGCACCAGTCCGACATGCTGGGCGAGATCGACTGGGACGAGGTCATCGCGGATGGCCTCGGTCAGCTGACCCGGCCCTTCGGGACCGTGCCGGTCGATCCGACGAAGCGAGCTGCCGGACTGGCCCGCTCGCAGCGCGAGGTGATGGCGGCCAATCGCTTCGGCATCCCGGCCCTGGTCCACGAGGAATGCCTGGCGGGCTTCGCCGCGTGGCAGGCCACCGCCTACCCGGTGCCGCTGTCCTGGGGAGCGTCCTTCGACCCCGAGCTGGTGGCGCGGATGGCCCAGCAGATCGGCGCCTCGATGCGGAGCGCCGGGGTGCATCAAGGCCTCGCTCCGGTCCTCGACGTGGTGCGTGACTACCGCTGGGGCCGGGTGGAGGAGACGATCGGCGAGGACCCGTACCTCATCGGCACACTGGCCACCGCCTACGTCCGCGGCCTGCAGAGCCAGGGCATCATCGCCACCCTCAAGCACTTCGCCGGTTACTCCCTCTCCCGGGCGGCGCGAAACCTCGCGCCCGTCTCGATCGGGCCGCGCGAACTTGCCGATCTTGTCCTCGCCCCCTTTGAAATGGCGGTGCGCGAGGGCGAGGCGGGCTCCGTCATGGCCTCCTACACCGAGATCGACGGCGTCCCCTCGCACGCCGACCCGGCATTGCTCACGGATCTCCTCCGTGAGCGCTGGGGCTTTACCGGCACGGTGGTCGCCGACTACTTCGGCGTGAACTTCCTCCGGACATTGCACGGCGTCGCCGCCGATGAGGCCGAGGCCGCGCGTCTGGCTCTGGAAGCGTGCGTCGACGTCGAACTTCCCACGGTGCACTGCTACGGTCAGCCGCTGCTCGACGCCATTGCGGCCGGCCAGGTGGACATCTCCCTGGTCGATGCCCCGCTGCGCCGGGTGTTGCGGCAGAAGATCGAACTCGGCCTGCTCGAGGCCGACTACGATCCCGAGCCGCCGGCTCTGCGGGAGGCCGGCGCCGCGTCCATCGTCTTCGACGACGAGGAATCCCGCGGGGTGGCGCTGGAGCTCGCGCGCGAATCGGTGGTCCTGCTCGCCAACGACGGCGTGCTGCCGCTCGGGCGCGCAGCACGGGTGGCCGTCGTCGGCCCCCGCGCCGATGACGCGATGGCCATGCTCGGCTGCTACTCCTTCCCCGCCCACGTCGGTGTGCACCACCCCGAGGTCGAGATGGGCATCGAGATCCCGACCGTGGCCGAGGAGATCCGCCGCGCGTTCCCCGATGGCGAGGTCAGCTATGCGCCCGGGTGCTCGGTGGACACCGCGGACACCTCCGGTTTTGCCGAGGCGGTCGCGGCCGCGCGGGAGGCGGAGGTCGCAGTCGTCGCCGTCGGTGACCGTGCCGGGCTCTTCGGTCGCGGCACCTCAGGTGAGGGTTGCGACGCCACGGATCTGCGGCTTCCGGGAGTTCAGCACGAGTTCGTCGAGGCGATCCTGGACACCGGCACTCCCGTAGTGCTCCTGCTCATCACCGGCCGCCCCTACGCGGTGGGCCCGCTGCTGGAACGGTCGGCTGCGTCCCTGCAAGCGTTCTTCCCTGGTCAGCTGGGTTCCCGGGCAATCGCCGAGATCCTCAGCGGCGACACCAACCCCTCCGGCCGCCTACCGGTCTCGCTCCCGCGCGAGCCTGGCGCCCAGCCCGGCACGTACCTGACCCAGCCTCTCGGCGCGAAGTCCGGGGTCTCGAACATCGACCCGACTGCCCTTTTGCCTTTCGGCCACGGCCGGTCGTACACCGAGTTCCGGTGGGAGAACGCCCGCGTCTCTGCGCCGGAGCTGGCCGTCGACGGCGAGGTCGACGTCGTCGTCACGGTGACCAACCACGGGGACCGGGAGGGGACTGAGATCGTCCAGCTCTACCTGCATGACCCGGTCGCCCAGGTCACGCGGCCGACGATGCGGCTCATCGGATACGCCCGTGCGCCGCTGCCTGCCGGGGCTTCGGCGCAGGTGCGCTTCAGCGTTCCGGCCGATGTCACCTCCTTCGTCGGCCGGTCACACGACCGCATTGTCGAGCCCGGGGCGATCGAGCTGCGGCTGGCGCGGTCCTCCGCGGATGTCGTGGCCGCACTCCCGGTCACCATCACCGGCAACGAACGGGAGGTGGATCACTCGCGTCGGCTGACCGTGCCGGTGCAGGTCGAGCCGACGTAA